The Ananas comosus chloroplast DNA, complete genome genome contains a region encoding:
- the petB gene encoding cytochrome b6 translates to MSKVYDWFEERLEIQAIADDITSKYVPPHVNIFYCLGGITLTCFLVQVATGFAMTFYYRPTVTEAFYSVQYIMTEANFGWLIRSVHRWSASMMVLMMILHVFRVYLTGGFKKPRELTWVTGVVLAVLTASFGVTGYSLPRDQIGYWAVKIVTGVPEAIPVIGSPLVELLRGSASVGQSTLTRFYSLHTFVLPLLTAVFMLMHFPMIRKQGISGPL, encoded by the exons ATGAGT AAAGTATATGATTGGTTTGAGGAACGTCTTGAGATTCAGGCGATTGCAGATGATATAACTAGTAAATATGTTCCTCCTCATGTCAACATATTTTATTGTTTAGGGGGGATCACACTTACTTGTTTTCTAGTACAAGTAGCTACGGGTTTTGCTATGACTTTTTACTATCGTCCAACCGTTACAGAGGCTTTTTACTCTGTTCAATACATAATGACTGAGGCCAACTTTGGTTGGTTAATCCGATCAGTTCATCGGTGGTCAGCAAGTATGATGGTTCTCATGATGATCCTGCACGTATTTCGTGTGTATCTCACAGGTGGATTTAAAAAACCTCGCGAATTAACTTGGGTTACAGGTGTGGTTTTGGCTGTATTGACTGCATCTTTTGGTGTAACTGGTTATTCCTTACCTCGGGACCAAATTGGTTATTGGGCAGTAAAAATCGTGACAGGCGTACCCGAAGCTATTCCTGTAATAGGATCGCCTTTAGTAGAGTTATTACGTGGAAGTGCTAGTGTGGGCCAATCCACTTTGACTCGTTTTTATAGCTTACACACTTTTGTATTGCCTCTCCTTACTGCCGTATTTATGTTAATGCACTTTCCAATGATACGTAAGCAAGGTATTTCCGGTCCTTTATAG
- the petD gene encoding cytochrome b6/f complex subunit IV, producing MSGSFGGWIHKNSPIPITKKPDLNDPVLRAKLAKGMGHNYYGEPAWPNDLLYIFPVVILGTIACNVGLAVLEPSMIGEPADPFATPLEILPEWYFFPVFQILRTVPNKLLGVLLMVSVPMGLFTVPFLENVNKFQNPFRRPVATTVFLIGTAVALWLGIGATLPIDKSLTLGLFQIDSTAKYHDVGI from the coding sequence ATGTCCGGTTCCTTCGGAGGATGGATCCATAAGAATTCACCTATCCCAATAACAAAGAAACCTGACTTGAATGATCCTGTATTAAGAGCAAAATTGGCTAAAGGGATGGGACATAATTATTATGGAGAACCCGCGTGGCCCAATGATCTTTTATATATTTTTCCAGTAGTAATTTTAGGTACTATTGCATGTAATGTAGGTTTAGCGGTTCTAGAACCGTCAATGATTGGTGAACCGGCGGATCCATTTGCAACTCCTTTGGAAATATTACCCGAATGGTACTTCTTTCCCGTATTTCAAATACTCCGCACAGTACCCAATAAGTTATTGGGCGTTCTTTTAATGGTTTCAGTACCGATGGGATTATTCACAGTACCCTTTTTGGAGAATGTCAATAAATTCCAAAATCCATTTCGTCGACCAGTAGCTACAACAGTTTTTTTGATCGGTACCGCAGTAGCTCTTTGGTTAGGTATTGGAGCAACATTACCTATTGATAAATCCCTAACTTTAGGTCTTTTTCAAATTGATTCAACCGCGAAGTACCATGATGTAGGTATCTAG
- the rpoA gene encoding RNA polymerase alpha subunit codes for MVREEVAGYTRTLQWKCVESRVDSKRLYYGRFILSPLMKGQADTIGIAMRRALLGEIEGTCITRAKSEKVPHEYSTIVGIEESVHEILLNLKEIVLRSNLYGVRDALICVRGPRYVTAQDIISPPSVEIVDTTQHIANLTEPIDLCIGLQIKRDRGYRMEPINDSQDVSYPIDAVSMPVRNANHSIHSYGNGNEKQEILFLEIWTNGSLTPKEALYEASRNLIDLFIPFLHAEEEDINFEENKNRFTLPFLTFQDRLTNLKKNKKGIPLNCIFIDQLELPSRTYNCLKRSNIHTLLDLLSNSQEDLMRIEYFRMEDVKQILDTLQKHFAIDLPKNKFSF; via the coding sequence ATGGTTCGAGAGGAAGTAGCGGGATACACTCGAACACTACAGTGGAAGTGTGTTGAATCAAGAGTAGACAGTAAGCGTCTTTATTATGGTCGTTTCATTCTGTCACCACTTATGAAAGGTCAAGCTGATACCATCGGTATTGCCATGCGAAGGGCTTTACTTGGAGAAATAGAAGGAACATGTATCACACGTGCAAAATCTGAGAAGGTGCCACATGAATATTCTACGATAGTAGGTATTGAGGAATCAGTACATGAAATCTTACTAAATTTGAAAGAAATTGTATTGAGAAGTAATCTCTATGGAGTTAGAGACGCGTTGATTTGCGTAAGGGGTCCTAGATACGTAACCGCTCAAGATATCATCTCACCACCTTCCGTAGAAATAGTTGACACGACACAACATATAGCTAACCTGACGGAACCAATTGATTTGTGTATTGGATTACAAATCAAGAGAGATCGCGGATATCGTATGGAACCCATAAATGACTCTCAAGATGTAAGTTATCCTATAGATGCTGTATCCATGCCTGTTCGAAATGCGAATCATAGTATTCATTCTTATGGGAATGGGAATGAAAAACAAGAGATACTTTTTCTAGAAATATGGACAAATGGAAGTTTAACTCCTAAGGAAGCACTTTATGAGGCTTCTCGTAATTTGATTGATTTATTTATTCCTTTTCTACATGCGGAGGAAGAGGACATTAATTTCGAAGAAAATAAAAACAGGTTTACTCTACCCTTTTTAACCTTTCAAGATAGATTAACTAATCTAAAGAAAAACAAAAAAGGAATTCCATTGAATTGTATTTTTATTGACCAATTAGAATTGCCTTCCAGGACCTATAATTGTCTCAAAAGGTCCAATATACATACATTATTGGACCTTTTGAGTAACAGTCAAGAAGATCTTATGAGAATTGAATATTTTCGCATGGAAGATGTAAAACAAATATTGGACACTCTACAGAAGCATTTCGCAATTGATTTACCTAAGAATAAGTTCTCATTTTAA
- the rps11 gene encoding ribosomal protein S11 codes for MTKAIPRIGSHRNGRIGSRKNGRRIPKGVIHVQASFNNTIITVTDVRGRVVSWASAGTSGFKGTRRGTPYAAQAAAVNAIHTAVDQGMQRAEVMIKGPGLGRDAALRAIRRSGILLSFVRDITPMPHNGCRPPKKRRV; via the coding sequence ATGACAAAAGCTATACCAAGAATTGGTTCACATAGGAATGGGCGTATTGGTTCACGTAAGAATGGGCGTAGAATACCAAAAGGCGTTATTCATGTTCAAGCGAGTTTCAACAATACCATTATAACTGTTACAGATGTACGAGGTCGGGTAGTTTCTTGGGCCTCTGCTGGTACTTCTGGATTCAAAGGCACAAGAAGAGGAACACCTTATGCTGCTCAAGCCGCAGCGGTAAATGCTATTCATACAGCGGTTGATCAGGGTATGCAACGAGCAGAAGTTATGATAAAGGGTCCTGGTCTCGGAAGAGATGCAGCATTACGAGCCATTCGTAGAAGTGGTATATTATTAAGTTTCGTACGTGATATAACACCTATGCCACATAATGGATGTCGACCTCCTAAAAAAAGACGTGTGTAG
- the rpl36 gene encoding ribosomal protein L36, which produces MKIRASVRKICEKCRLIRRRGRIIVICSNPKHKQRQG; this is translated from the coding sequence ATGAAAATAAGGGCTTCCGTTCGTAAAATTTGTGAAAAATGTCGACTGATTCGCAGGCGTGGGCGAATTATAGTGATTTGTTCCAATCCGAAACATAAACAGAGACAAGGGTAA
- the infA gene encoding translation initiation factor 1 translates to MKEQKLIHEGLITESLPNGMFRVRLDNEDLILGYVSGRIRRSFIRILPGDRVKIEVSRYDSTRGRIIYRLRNKDSND, encoded by the coding sequence ATGAAAGAACAAAAATTGATTCATGAGGGTTTAATTACTGAATCACTTCCCAACGGTATGTTCCGGGTCCGTTTAGATAATGAAGATCTAATTCTAGGATATGTTTCAGGGAGGATCCGGCGCAGTTTTATACGGATACTACCGGGAGATAGAGTAAAAATTGAAGTAAGTCGTTATGATTCAACCAGGGGACGTATAATTTATCGACTTCGCAACAAAGATTCGAACGATTAG
- the rps8 gene encoding ribosomal protein S8: MGRDTIADLITSIRNADMDKKGRVRIASTNITENIVKILLREGFIENVRKHQESNKYFLVSTLRHRKTRKGIYKTRTILKRISRPGLRIYSNYQRIPKILGGMGIVILSTSRGIITDREARLERIGGEILCYIW; encoded by the coding sequence ACACTATTGCCGATCTAATAACTTCTATAAGAAATGCTGACATGGATAAAAAAGGAAGGGTTCGAATAGCATCTACAAATATCACCGAAAACATTGTTAAAATACTTCTACGAGAAGGTTTTATTGAAAACGTTCGGAAACATCAGGAAAGTAACAAATATTTCTTGGTTTCAACTCTGCGACATAGAAAAACCAGAAAAGGAATATATAAAACTAGAACCATTTTAAAGCGTATCAGCCGACCCGGCTTACGAATTTATTCCAACTATCAACGAATTCCTAAGATTTTAGGTGGAATGGGAATTGTAATTCTTTCTACTTCTCGAGGTATAATAACAGATCGAGAAGCTCGACTAGAAAGAATTGGAGGAGAAATTTTGTGTTATATATGGTAA